The following are encoded in a window of Parambassis ranga chromosome 15, fParRan2.1, whole genome shotgun sequence genomic DNA:
- the slc18a2 gene encoding synaptic vesicular amine transporter: protein MGRLDALREFHLIKWLREERQSRKLILFIVFVALLLDNMLLTVVVPIIPSYLYNMEETVDTGSRNNTISQQDPSGSFHSIVSLYDNTVRLSNSNTTIKATDLSSPTPTAAAELARNSSNCPQSTKTLLSENVKVGMLFASKATVQLITNPFIGPLTNRIGYQPPIFAGFCIMFISTIMFAFSSSYTLLFLARSLQGVGSSCSSVAGMGMLASVYTDDEERGHAIGIALGGLAMGVLVGPPFGSVMYDFVGKTAPFLILAFLAMFDGALQLLVLQPTKVTPESQKGTPLLTLMKDPYILIAAGAICFGNMAIAMLEPTLPIWMMETMCARKWQLGVAFLPASISYLIGTYIFGTLAHKMGRWLCALIGMVVVGISVICVPLARDIYGLIVPNFGVGFAIGMVDSSMMPIMGYLVDLRHVSVYGSVYAIADVAFCMGFALGPSIGGSIAASIGFPWLMTIIGVVDIFFAPLCLFLRNPPGQEEKIAILMDTNCSMKTRSYSTQGTYYQGEDMDPEYDDYD from the exons TTCCCATCATACCCAGCTACCTATACAACATGGAGGAGACAGTGGACACAGGGTCGAGGAACAATACCATATCACAACAGGATCCTTCAGGATCCTTCCACAGCATTGTGTCCTTGTATGACAATACTGTCAGGTTGTCAAACTCCAACACCACAATCAAGGCCACAGACCTGTCCTCTCCAACAccaactgctgctgcagagctagCACGGAACTCTTCCAACTGCCCCCAGTCGACCAAAACACTGCTCAGTGAGAACGTCAAAGTAGGAATGCTGTTTGCTTCCAAAGCCACGGTGCAGCTTATTACCAACCCCTTCATAGGACCACTCACAAACAG AATAGGATACCAGCCACCCATATTCGCTGGCTTCTGCATCATGTTCATCTCTACTATCA TGTTTGCCTTCTCATCGAGCTACACTCTGCTGTTTCTGGCCAGATCGCTCCAAGGCGTgggttcctcctgctcctctgtggctG gGATGGGAATGCTTGCTAGTGTGTACACAGATGATGAGGAGAGAGGTCACGCCATTGGAATCGCTTTGGGAGGTTTGGCAATGGGAGTGTTGG TTGGACCTCCTTTCGGCAGCGTGATGTATGACTTTGTTGGGAAGACGGCTCCGTTCCTCATTCTGGCTTTCCTAGCCATGTTTGATGGAG cTCTGCAGCTCCTTGTTCTTCAACCCACCAAGGTGACACCAGAG AGTCAGAAGGGGACCCCTCTGCTGACACTAATGAAGGATCCATACATCCTAATCGCCGCTG GTGCCATTTGTTTTGGAAACATGGCTATTGCCATGTTGGAGCCGACGCTGCCGATCTGGATGATGGAGACCATGTGTGCCAGGAAATGGCAGCTAG GCGTCGCTTTCTTGCCAGCGTCCATCTCCTACCTTATTGGAACCTACATCTTCGGCACGTTGGCTCACAAGATGGGGAG ATGGCTGTGTGCTCTCATTGGAATGGTTGTGGTGGGAATCAGTGTAATATGT GTCCCTTTGGCCAGAGACATCTACGGACTTATTGTTCCAAACTTTGGTGTCGGTTTTGCTATTG GCATGGTGGATTCCTCTATGATGCCTATTATGGGTTACTTGGTGGACCTGAGGCATGTGTCTGTCTATGGGAGTGTGTACGCCATCGCTGACGTGGCTTTCTGCATGGGCTTCGCTCTAG gtccatccatcgGAGGATCCATAGCTGCCAGTATCGGCTTCCCCTGGCTGATGACCATCATCGGAGTGGTGGATATTTTCTtcgctcctctctgcctcttcctcagGAATCCACCAGGGCAAGAGGAGAAAATC GCAATTCTGATGGACACCAACTGCTCAATGAAGACAAGGTCCTACTCCACGCAGGGGACGTACTACCAGGGAGAAGACATGGATCCAGAATATGATGATTATGATTAA